A genomic window from Salvia hispanica cultivar TCC Black 2014 chromosome 5, UniMelb_Shisp_WGS_1.0, whole genome shotgun sequence includes:
- the LOC125188269 gene encoding peptidyl-prolyl cis-trans isomerase FKBP62-like, which produces MEDDFDMPAAEGMEEDMDLPDAAGTYMKVGEEKEIDPQGLKKKLVKEGEGWETPDNGDEVHVHYTGTLLDGTKFDSSRDRGDPFSFTLGQGQVIKGWDLGIKTMKKGENAIFTIPAQLAYGESGSPPTIPPNATLQFDVELLSWVSVKDICKDGGIFKKVLKEGEKWENPKDPDDVLVNYVAKLEDGTVVSKADGAEFTVEEGLFCPALAKAVKTMKKGEKVLLTVKPQYGFGEKGKSASGNEGAVPPNATLNIELELVSWKTVSNVTDDKKVVKKILKEGEGYERPNEGAIVRLKLVGKLQDGTVFVKKGHGDNEDDLFEFKTDEEQVVEGLDRAVTTMKKGEVALLTIAPEYGFGATESKQELATVPPNSTLSYEIELVSFDKEKESWDMSTPEKIEAAGKKKEEGNTLFKAGKYARASKRYEKAAKFIEYDTSFTEEEKKQSKALKVSCKLNNAACKLKLKDYKEAEKLCTKVLELESTNVKALYRRAQAYMNMADLDLAEIDIKKALEIDPANRDVKLEYKVLKEKVKEFNKKDAKFYGNMFAKLTKTQPYDAANNGAAKEAAEPMSIDSKA; this is translated from the exons ATGGAGGACGATTTCGATATGCCGGCGGCGGAAGGGATGGAGGAGGACATGGATCTGCCGGATGCCGCCGGCACCTACATGAAGGTCGGAGAGGAGAAGGAGATCGATCCGCAGGGTTTGAAGAAGAAGCTTGTTAAGGAAGGGGAAGGCTGGGAGACTCCGGATAACGGCGACGAAGTTCACG TGCATTATACTGGAACGTTGCTGGATGGGACCAAATTTGATTCTAGCCGCGATAGGGGAGATCCTTTTAGCTTCACTCTCGGCCAAG GTCAAGTAATTAAGGGATGGGACCTAGGTATCAAGACGATGAAGAAGGGTGAGAATGCCATCTTCACCATACCCGCACAGTTGGCATATGGTGAATCTGGCTCTCCCCCAACCATCCCGCCAAATGCTACCTTGCAGTTCGACGTTGAGCTACTATCCTGGGTCAGTGTCAAGGACATCTGCAAGGATGGTGGCATATTCAAGAAAGTTCTCAAAGAGGGAGAAAAATGGGAGAACCCCAAGGATCCTGATGATGTGCTTG TCAATTATGTGGCGAAGTTGGAAGATGGAACTGTTGTATCCAAAGCAGATGGCGCGGAATTTACTGTTGAGGAAGGCCTTTTCTGTCCTGCTCTTGCCAAGGCTGTGAAGACGATGAAGAAAGGCGAAAAAGTTCTTCTTACTGTCAAGCCACAAT ATGGATTTGGTGAGAAAGGGAAGTCAGCCTCTGGTAATGAGGGAGCTGTTCCCCCCAACGCCACCTTGAATATTGAACTGGAATTGGTTTCCTGGAAAACGGTATCCAATGTCACAGATGACAAGAAAGTGGTGAAGAAGATACTGAAAGAAGGGGAGGGATATGAGCGCCCGAACGAAGGAGCTATAGTTAGAT TGAAATTGGTTGGAAAGCTTCAGGATGGAACTGTTTTTGTTAAGAAAGGTCACGGTGACAATGAAGATGACCTTTTCGAGTTCAAAACAGATGAAG AGCAAGTTGTCGAGGGATTGGACAGGGCTGTGACAACAATGAAGAAGGGAGAGGTAGCATTGTTGACTATTGCCCCGGAGTATGGGTTCGGTGCAACTGAGTCGAAGCAAGAACTGGCCACAGTTCCTCCCAACTCGACTTTAAGCTATGAGATCGAGCTTGTATCCTTTGACAAG GAGAAGGAGTCTTGGGACATGAGCACACCAGAAAAAATCGAAGCTGCTggtaaaaagaaagaagaaggcAACACGTTGTTTAAGGCCGGGAAATACGCCAGAGCCTCCAAGAGATACGAGAAG GCTGCCAAGTTTATCGAATATGACACTTCTTTCactgaggaggagaagaaacAGTCCAAAGCTCTCAAAGTATCGTGCAAGCTGAACAATGCTGCTTGCAAGCTGAAACTGAAGGACTACAAGGAAGCCGAGAAGCTCTGCACCAAGGTGCTGGAGCTCGAGAGCACGAATGTGAAAGCACTGTACAGACGTGCCCAAGCTTACATGAACATGGCCGACCTGGATTTGGCCGAGATTGATATCAAGAAGGCACTTGAAATCGACCCAGCCAACAG GGATGTGAAGCTCGAGTACAAAGTTCTCAAGGAGAAGGTGAAGGAATTCAACAAGAAAGACGCCAAGTTCTACGGCAACATGTTCGCGAAGCTGACTAAGACGCAGCCTTACGACGCTGCCAAT AATGGGGCAGCGAAGGAGGCGGCCGAGCCCATGAGCATCGACAGCAAGGCTTGA
- the LOC125186352 gene encoding FK506-binding protein 2-like → MMKLSSALSAASILLFLAFFTLGSAKKSADVTELQIGVKYKPKVCEVQAHKGDSVKVHYRGKLTDGTVFDSSFERGDPIEFELGSGQVIKGWDQGLLGMCLGEKRKLKIPSKLGYGEQGSPPTIPGGATLIFDTELMGVNGKTLSGGDSNTKVDSDADADEL, encoded by the exons ATGATGAAGCTCAGCTCCGCGCTAAGCGCTGCTTCAATCCTACTGTTTTTGGCATTCTTCACATTAG GCTCGGCGAAGAAATCTGCGGATGTGACGGAGCTGCAGATCGGTGTGAAG TACAAGCCTAAGGTTTGTGAAGTTCAGGCTCACAAAGGCGACAGTGTTAAAGTACACTACAGG GGAAAGCTGACTGATGGAACAGTTTTCGATTCCAGTTTTGAACGAGGGGATCCAATTGAATTCGAACTTGGCAGTGGCCAAGTTATCAAAG GATGGGATCAAGGGCTACTGGGGATGTGCTTGGGTGAGAAAAGAAAGTTGAAAATTCCTTCCAAACTCGGTTATGGCGAGCAGGGATCCCCACCTACCATCCCAG GTGGTGCCACACTCATTTTTGATACTGAGCTGATGGGGGTGAATGGAAAAACGTTGAGCGGTGGAGACTCGAACACGAAGGTCGATTCTGATGCCGACGCTGACGAACTGTAG
- the LOC125186159 gene encoding uncharacterized protein LOC125186159 — protein MSSSSNFEAFNLLEDNEWEEKIVEQNQQLDQLIEDIAIWPTTLPSQPTTQTARAKRRYIERKREEGHDIIFEQYFAEDPIYPPDIFRTRYRMRKPLFEKIMNKLIDTDNFFVQKRDATGRLGMSAIQKCTAAMRMLAYGAAADLHDEYLRMSAQLIRKSLIKFVEGVISNFGDEYLRKPTEEDLARLLHIGEQRGFPGMLGSIDCMHWEWKNCPTAWAGQYAGRSGNPTIILEAVASQDLWIWHAFFGTPGSRNDINVLDQSPVFDDILEGRAPKVNYIVNGQEKNMGYYLTDGIYPQWAAFVKSIPGPQTMRHKLFARHQESARKDVERAFGVLQARFAFIKCPCLIWDRDIMGKIMIACIILHNMIVEDERSTYSNYCDPAEFIQDRLGQSSHENGDGDANNDFIYSTNRIASLASYMKNKAQLQNREAHKALRDDLVEHIWAKFGNCN, from the coding sequence ATGTCATCAAGTTCTAATTTTGAAGCTTTCAATCTTCTTGAAGACAATGAATgggaagaaaaaattgttgaacaaAATCAGCAACTCGATCAACTAATCGAGGATATAGCTATTTGGCCAACAACCTTGCCTTCACAACCTACAACCCAGACGGCTAGAGCTAAAAGGAGATACATTGAAAGGAAACGCGAAGAGggtcatgatattattttcgaGCAGTACTTTGCTGAAGATCCAATCTATCCTCCAGATATTTTTCGAACAAGGTATCGCATGCGAAAACCTTTGTtcgaaaaaataatgaacaagCTCATCGACACCGACAACTTTTTTGTGCAGAAGCGTGATGCTACCGGTCGACTTGGTATGTCTGCAATTCAGAAATGTACAGCAGCGATGAGGATGTTGGCCTACGGGGCGGCGGCCGACTTGCACGACGAATATTTGAGAATGAGCGCACAACTCATTCGCAAATCTCTCATCAAGTTCGTTGAAGGTGTAATCTCTAACTTCGGCGATGAGTACTTGCGAAAGCCCACCGAAGAAGACTTGGCAAGACTTCTGCATATTGGAGAACAACGTGGGTTTCCAGGCATGTTGGGTAGTattgactgcatgcattgggaatggaagaattgtcccACTGCATGGGCTGGACAATATGCCGGAAGAAGCGGGAATCCGACAATCATCTTGGAAGCAGTAGCATCTCAAGATTTGTGGATATGGCATGCTTTTTTTGGAACTCCAGGTTCGAGAAATGATATTAATGTGCTTGATCAATCTCctgtttttgatgatattttggaAGGTCGAGCACCGAAGGTCAATTACATAGTAAATGGCCAGGAAAAAAATATGGGATATTATCTCACTGATGGCATATATCCTCAATGGGCGGCGTTTGTCAAATCTATACCAGGTCCACAAACGATGAGGCACAAGTTGTTTGCTCGACATCAAGAGTCTGCGCGAAAAGATGTTGAACGAGCTTTTGGTGTTTTGCAAGCTCGTTTTGCTTTTATCAAATGTCCATGTCTTATTTGGGATCGTGATATTATGGGGAAGATAATGATTGCttgcataatcttgcacaatATGATAGTGGAAGACGAAAGAAGCACATATTCGAACTATTGTGATCCAGCAGAATTTATTCAAGATCGACTTGGACAAAGTAGTCATGAgaatggagatggagatgcGAATAATGATTTCATATATTCTACGAATAGAATTGCGAGTCTAGCTTCTTACATGAAAAACAAAGCCCAACTTCAAAACAGAGAAGCTCACAAAGCTCTGCGAGACGATTTGGTTGAGCATATATGGGCAAAATTCGGCAATTGCAATTGA
- the LOC125186158 gene encoding beta-glucosidase BoGH3B-like isoform X1, with the protein MADSSAFHLLFLLFCFLLVATGDAGYRHPRQPLDARLRDLMSRMTLEEKIGQMTQIAKEVASPQIIKKHHIGSILISPGGEPAVHASAEAWMDMADSFQEGALSTRLGIPLIIGVDALHGHNNAYNATIFPHNVGLGATRDPQLVQRIGAATALEVRATGIQYTFAPCIAVCRDPRWGRCYESYSEDPKIVREMTEIVPGLQGYLPAEYQRNFPYVNGSEKIASCAKHFVGDGGTIDGIDEYNTVIDWDGLKSIHMPAYVDSIRKGVATIMISYSSWNGKKMHTNYDLITGYLKNELKFKGFVISDSEGLDRITTPPRANYTYSVEAAINAGIDMVMVPYTYLEFINELTSLVSKGVVSMSRIDDAVERILRVKFIMGLFEQPLSDRTMVKHLGSQEHRRIAREAVRKSLVLLKNGKDVSKPLLPLPKNARRLLVAGSHADDIGRQCGGWTMDWQGQSGNITKGTSILSGVRDAVDQETEVVYIENPEKAVVASSNFSFAVVVVGEEPYSEYEGDNHPTQPNQPLFQYLIYFYLLHIIFHIINIYPTQPPTFSWFINDHPNHPTTLLYIYFYIIF; encoded by the exons ATGGCTGATTCATCAGCATTTCACCTGCTTTTCCTGCTGTTCTGCTTCTTGCTTGTTGCCACTGGTGATGCAGGGTACAGGCACCCCCGGCAGCCTCTAGACGCGAGGCTCAGAGATTTGATGAGTCGAATGACACTCGAGGAGAAGATAGGCCAGATGACACAGATTGCAAAAGAAGTAGCATCACCTCAGATCATCAAGAAGCACCACATTG GCAGCATTTTGATCAGCCCGGGAGGTGAGCCGGCCGTCCATGCCTCTGCTGAGGCATGGATGGACATGGCTGACAGTTTTCAAGAAGGCGCTCTCTCTACTCGCCTCGGGATCCCTCTTATCATAGGCGTGGACGCGCTTCATGGCCACAACAACGCGTACAACGCCACCATTTTCCCTCACAATGTTGGCCTTGGAGCTACTAG AGATCCGCAGCTCGTGCAGAGGATCGGAGCTGCAACTGCCCTTGAAGTCAGGGCTACCGGGATACAATACACTTTCGCCCCTTGCATCGCG GTTTGTCGTGACCCGAGATGGGGCCGTTGCTACGAGAGCTACAGCGAAGATCCTAAAATCGTGCGGGAAATGACAGAGATTGTACCTGGCTTGCAAGGCTACTTGCCAGCTGAGTACCAGAGAAACTTCCCATATGTGAATGGaag TGAAAAAATCGCGTCTTGCGCTAAGCACTTTGTGGGAGATGGAGGGACGATTGATGGGATCGATGAGTACAACACGGTTATAGACTGGGATGGCCTAAAGAGCATCCACATGCCTGCGTATGTCGACTCAATCAGAAAGGGCGTTGCCACGATCATGATCTCGTATTCTAGCTGGAACGGGAAGAAGATGCATACTAACTATGATCTCATCACTGGATACCTCAAGAATGAGTTGAAGTTCAAG GGATTTGTGATCTCAGATTCGGAGGGGCTTGATCGTATCACAACCCCTCCTCGTGCCAACTACACTTACTCGGTCGAAGCTGCTATCAATGCAGGAATAGACATG GTGATGGTGCCTTACACGTACCTCGAGTTCATCAACGAGCTGACTTCTCTGGTGTCGAAAGGGGTGGTCTCAATGAGCAGGATTGATGATGCTGTTGAGAGGATACTGAGGGTCAAGTTCATCATGGGACTATTTGAGCAGCCGTTGTCTGATCGTACGATGGTGAAGCATCTGGGAAGCCAG GAGCACAGACGGATAGCTCGGGAAGCTGTGAGGAAATCACTAGTGCTGTTGAAGAATGGTAAGGATGTGAGTAAGCCTCTGCTTCCTCTGCCAAAGAATGCGCGGAGGCTGCTCGTTGCAGGCAGCCACGCCGACGACATTGGTAGGCAGTGTGGAGGGTGGACTATGGATTGGCAAGGACAATCTGGTAATATCACAAAAG GTACAAGTATTTTATCTGGTGTGAGGGATGCTGTTGATCAAGAAACTGAGGTTGTGTACATTGAGAATCCGGAGAAGGCGGTTGTTGCCTCGTCTAACTTCTCCTTTGCGGTCGTGGTGGTGGGGGAGGAGCCTTACTCGGAGTACGAAGGCGATAAccacccaacccaacccaaccagccactttttcaatatttaatttatttctatctcCTCCACATCATCTTCCACATCATCAATATTTATCCAACCCAACCACCCACATTTTCATGGTTTATCAATGACCACCCCAACCACCCAACCAcactattatatatttatttttatattattttttaa
- the LOC125189033 gene encoding beta-glucosidase BoGH3B-like, translated as MGRLTAAAAAALWLWTAAVAAEYMKYKDPQQPVEVRVRDLMSRMTLAEKIGQMTQIEREVSSADVIHKYLIGSIVSGGGSVPRPRATAEDWIDMVNAFQKGALSTRLGIPLIYGIDAIHGNNNAYKATIFPHNVGLGVTRDLELVKRIGAATALEARATGIPYTFAPCIAVCRDPRWGRCYESYSEDHEIVQMMTEIIPGLQGEVPPNYPNNFPFVLPRGKVAGCSKHFVGDGGTAYGINENDTVIEWNELEEIHMPAYLDSIRKGVATIMISYSSLNGIRMHANYDLITGYLKNTLKFEGFVISDMRGIDRLTDPPHSNYTYSVQTSILAGLDMIMVPTLYEEFIDDLTLLVNANAIPMSRINDAVRRILRVKFIMGLFENPLADLSFAHYLGSQEHRELAREAVRKSLVLLKNGKDGDGPLVPLPTRSERILVAGSHADDIGNQCGGWTIDWEGHSGNITIGTTILTAVRNSVDPETKVVYNENPEAEYLKSNNFSYAIVVVGEPPYVESSGDSTTLTLDDSAYATIKNVCGAVRCVVVLVTGRPVVIEPYIAEIDALVAAWLPGTEGQGVADVLFGEYGFTGRLARTWFRTVDQLPMNVGDAIYDPLFPFGYGLMTSPRVVRASQ; from the exons ATGGGGAGGCttacggcggcggcggcggcggcgctgtGGCTGTGgacggcggcggtggcggcggagTACATGAAGTACAAGGACCCGCAGCAGCCGGTGGAGGTGAGAGTGAGAGATTTGATGAGTAGAATGACTCTTGCTGAAAAGATTGGGCAGATGACTCAGATTGAACGTGAGGTTTCATCTGCAGATGTTAtccacaaatatttaattg GGAGTATTGTGAGTGGGGGAGGGAGTGTTCCTCGGCCGCGGGCTACTGCAGAGGACTGGATCGATATGGTGAACGCGTTCCAGAAGGGGGCTCTGTCGACTCGTCTAGGGATACCGCTGATCTATGGGATTGATGCCATTCATGGCAACAACAATGCATATAAGGCCACAATCTTCCCCCACAATGTCGGCCTTGGAGTCACCAG GGATCTGGAGCTGGTCAAGAGGATAGGCGCTGCAACGGCTCTAGAAGCCAGAGCAACGGGGATTCCCTACACCTTCGCGCCTTGTATAGCA GTGTGCAGGGACCCGAGATGGGGCCGTTGTTACGAAAGCTACAGTGAAGATCACGAGATTGTGCAGATGATGACCGAGATCATCCCTGGTCTGCAAGGGGAAGTTCCACCAAATTACCCAAACAACTTCCCATTTGTCCTTCCTAG GGGGAAAGTTGCGGGATGTTCAAAGCATTTCGTGGGAGACGGTGGCACTGCCTATGGAATCAATGAGAATGACACAGTGATAGAGTGGAATGAGCTGGAAGAAATCCATATGCCTGCTTATCTCGACTCGATCAGGAAGGGTGTCGCGACAATAATGATCTCTTACTCGAGCTTGAATGGAATCCGGATGCACGCCAACTACGATCTCATCACCGGATACCTTAAAAACACACTCAAATTTGAA GGTTTTGTGATCTCGGATATGCGTGGTATTGATCGTCTCACTGACCCGCCTCATTCGAACTACACGTACTCTGTTCAAACTAGCATTCTAGCCGGACTCGACATG ATTATGGTTCCGACCCTCTATGAGGAGTTCATCGACGATCTAACGCTGTTGGTGAACGCGAACGCTATCCCAATGAGCAGAATCAACGATGCGGTCAGAAGGATTTTAAGGGTCAAGTTCATCATGGGACTGTTTGAGAATCCATTAGCTGATCTCAGTTTTGCTCACTATCTTGGGAGCCAG GAGCACAGGGAATTGGCTAGGGAAGCTGTGAGGAAATCGCTCGTTCTGTTGAAGAACGGGAAAGATGGAGACGGGCCGCTCGTTCCACTTCCAACGAGGTCAGAGAGGATACTCGTGGCCGGAAGCCACGCCGATGATATAGGCAACCAATGTGGTGGATGGACCATTGATTGGGAAGGACACTCTGGAAATATTACCATTG GGACCACGATCTTGACGGCGGTGAGGAACTCCGTTGATCCCGAGACGAAAGTAGTCTACAACGAGAATCCCGAGGCGGAGTACCTAAAGTCCAACAACTTCTCCTACGCAATCGTAGTTGTCGGCGAGCCGCCCTACGTGGAGTCGTCCGGCGATAGCACGACCCTAACCCTAGACGACTCCGCCTACGCTACTATCAAAAACGTGTGCGGGGCCGTCAGGTGCGTCGTGGTGCTCGTGACCGGGCGCCCCGTCGTGATCGAGCCATACATCGCCGAGATCGACGCGTTGGTGGCGGCCTGGCTCCCCGGAACGGAGGGCCAGGGCGTCGCCGACGTCCTGTTTGGCGAGTACGGTTTTACGGGGAGGCTCGCGCGCACGTGGTTTAGGACCGTCGATCAGCTCCCGATGAACGTGGGAGATGCAATCTATGATCCACTCTTTCCATTTGGGTACGGACTCATGACTAGTCCTAGGGTTGTGAGGGCCTCACAATAG
- the LOC125186158 gene encoding beta-glucosidase BoGH3B-like isoform X2, producing MDMADSFQEGALSTRLGIPLIIGVDALHGHNNAYNATIFPHNVGLGATRDPQLVQRIGAATALEVRATGIQYTFAPCIAVCRDPRWGRCYESYSEDPKIVREMTEIVPGLQGYLPAEYQRNFPYVNGSEKIASCAKHFVGDGGTIDGIDEYNTVIDWDGLKSIHMPAYVDSIRKGVATIMISYSSWNGKKMHTNYDLITGYLKNELKFKGFVISDSEGLDRITTPPRANYTYSVEAAINAGIDMVMVPYTYLEFINELTSLVSKGVVSMSRIDDAVERILRVKFIMGLFEQPLSDRTMVKHLGSQEHRRIAREAVRKSLVLLKNGKDVSKPLLPLPKNARRLLVAGSHADDIGRQCGGWTMDWQGQSGNITKGTSILSGVRDAVDQETEVVYIENPEKAVVASSNFSFAVVVVGEEPYSEYEGDNHPTQPNQPLFQYLIYFYLLHIIFHIINIYPTQPPTFSWFINDHPNHPTTLLYIYFYIIF from the exons ATGGACATGGCTGACAGTTTTCAAGAAGGCGCTCTCTCTACTCGCCTCGGGATCCCTCTTATCATAGGCGTGGACGCGCTTCATGGCCACAACAACGCGTACAACGCCACCATTTTCCCTCACAATGTTGGCCTTGGAGCTACTAG AGATCCGCAGCTCGTGCAGAGGATCGGAGCTGCAACTGCCCTTGAAGTCAGGGCTACCGGGATACAATACACTTTCGCCCCTTGCATCGCG GTTTGTCGTGACCCGAGATGGGGCCGTTGCTACGAGAGCTACAGCGAAGATCCTAAAATCGTGCGGGAAATGACAGAGATTGTACCTGGCTTGCAAGGCTACTTGCCAGCTGAGTACCAGAGAAACTTCCCATATGTGAATGGaag TGAAAAAATCGCGTCTTGCGCTAAGCACTTTGTGGGAGATGGAGGGACGATTGATGGGATCGATGAGTACAACACGGTTATAGACTGGGATGGCCTAAAGAGCATCCACATGCCTGCGTATGTCGACTCAATCAGAAAGGGCGTTGCCACGATCATGATCTCGTATTCTAGCTGGAACGGGAAGAAGATGCATACTAACTATGATCTCATCACTGGATACCTCAAGAATGAGTTGAAGTTCAAG GGATTTGTGATCTCAGATTCGGAGGGGCTTGATCGTATCACAACCCCTCCTCGTGCCAACTACACTTACTCGGTCGAAGCTGCTATCAATGCAGGAATAGACATG GTGATGGTGCCTTACACGTACCTCGAGTTCATCAACGAGCTGACTTCTCTGGTGTCGAAAGGGGTGGTCTCAATGAGCAGGATTGATGATGCTGTTGAGAGGATACTGAGGGTCAAGTTCATCATGGGACTATTTGAGCAGCCGTTGTCTGATCGTACGATGGTGAAGCATCTGGGAAGCCAG GAGCACAGACGGATAGCTCGGGAAGCTGTGAGGAAATCACTAGTGCTGTTGAAGAATGGTAAGGATGTGAGTAAGCCTCTGCTTCCTCTGCCAAAGAATGCGCGGAGGCTGCTCGTTGCAGGCAGCCACGCCGACGACATTGGTAGGCAGTGTGGAGGGTGGACTATGGATTGGCAAGGACAATCTGGTAATATCACAAAAG GTACAAGTATTTTATCTGGTGTGAGGGATGCTGTTGATCAAGAAACTGAGGTTGTGTACATTGAGAATCCGGAGAAGGCGGTTGTTGCCTCGTCTAACTTCTCCTTTGCGGTCGTGGTGGTGGGGGAGGAGCCTTACTCGGAGTACGAAGGCGATAAccacccaacccaacccaaccagccactttttcaatatttaatttatttctatctcCTCCACATCATCTTCCACATCATCAATATTTATCCAACCCAACCACCCACATTTTCATGGTTTATCAATGACCACCCCAACCACCCAACCAcactattatatatttatttttatattattttttaa
- the LOC125187868 gene encoding uncharacterized protein LOC125187868 codes for MSQSGLLHTKKHMIELQVANLKRTLRKPLNNCMPDEDSLEESRGSSKRSRTSEEGGPQIDSIPESRSSTLQRPTGRDQAKSKAKRRGKEVATSSYTIPNDFTAALREMRVTRERECDIQERKIKAASDIQERNIKAAILTPLMARRDLTPEEETLKRNLIAELFGN; via the exons ATGTCACAAAGTGGATTGCTGCATACAAAAAAGCACATGATCGAGCTACAAGTGGCCAATCTAAAGAGGACATTGAGAAAGCCGCTCAACAACTGTATG CCAGATGAAGATAGTCTTGAAGAAAGTCGTGGGAGCTCAAAAAGGTCGAGGACTAGTGAGGAAGGAGGACCTCAAATTGACTCCATTCCTGAGAGTCGTTCTTCAACATTGCAACGTCCTACCGGAAGAGATCAAGCTAAGAGTAAGGCTAAAAGAAGAGGCAAAGAAGTTGCAACGTCTTCATATACAATCCCTAATGATTTCACTGCAGCACTGCGTGAAATGAGAGTTACACGTGAAAGGGAATGTGATATTCAAGAACGGAAGATCAAAGCAGCTAGTGATATTCAGGAACGGAACATCAAGGCAGCTATCCTTACTCCGCTGATGGCTAGGAGGGACTTAACTCCAGAAGAAGAAACGTTGAAACGCAATCTAATAGCAGAATTATTTGGGAATTGA